In the genome of Pseudomonas sp. LBUM920, one region contains:
- a CDS encoding PTS fructose-like transporter subunit IIB gives MKLAIVTACPNGMVTSVLCARLLDAAAQRQGLHTSVEVVDVQHPERQLSQATLDDADWVLLVSSTPVEMQRFVGKRVFQSTPAQALADVDAVLRRGAAEAEVYVATQQAANTAPRIVAVTACPTGVAHTFMAAEALQQTAKRLGYDLQVETQGSVGARTPLSPEAIANADVVLLAADIEVATERFAGKKIYRCGTGIALKQSEATLNKALAEGTVESAAGSAVAKKSEKTGVYKHLLTGVSFMLPMVVAGGLLIALSFVFGIHAFEEKGTLAAALKTVGDQAFMLMVPLLAGYIAYSIADRPGLAPGMIGGLLAGTLGAGFIGGIFAGFLAGYCVKLITRAVKLPQSLEALKPILIIPLLASLFTGLAMIYLVGPPVARLLTSLTDFLSTMGTTNAVLLGILLGGMMCVDLGGPINKAAYAFSVGLLAASSGAPMAATMAAGMVPPIGMGIATFLARRKFAQTEREAGKAAMILGLCFISEGAIPFAAKDPLRVIPASIAGGALTGALSMYFGCKLAAPHGGLFVLVIPNAMNHALLYLLAIVTGSLLTGLVYALIKRPEAVELTVAAGKA, from the coding sequence ATGAAGTTAGCCATTGTTACCGCCTGCCCGAACGGCATGGTCACCAGTGTGCTGTGCGCCCGCTTGTTGGACGCTGCCGCGCAGCGCCAGGGCTTGCACACCAGCGTCGAAGTGGTGGACGTGCAGCACCCGGAGCGCCAGTTGTCCCAGGCCACGCTCGATGACGCCGATTGGGTGTTGCTGGTCAGCAGCACGCCGGTGGAGATGCAGCGGTTTGTCGGCAAGCGTGTGTTCCAGAGCACGCCGGCCCAGGCGTTGGCGGATGTAGACGCAGTATTGCGTCGCGGCGCCGCAGAGGCTGAGGTCTATGTGGCGACGCAGCAGGCAGCCAACACCGCGCCGCGTATCGTCGCGGTCACTGCCTGCCCCACCGGCGTAGCGCACACCTTTATGGCTGCCGAAGCCTTGCAGCAAACCGCCAAGCGCTTGGGCTACGACTTGCAGGTCGAGACCCAAGGCTCGGTGGGCGCGCGCACGCCTTTGAGCCCGGAGGCCATCGCCAATGCCGACGTGGTGTTGCTGGCGGCCGACATTGAAGTGGCCACCGAGCGCTTCGCCGGCAAGAAGATTTACCGCTGTGGCACCGGCATTGCCCTCAAACAGTCCGAAGCCACGCTCAACAAAGCCTTGGCCGAAGGCACAGTGGAAAGTGCGGCCGGCAGCGCGGTGGCGAAAAAATCGGAAAAGACCGGCGTGTACAAACACCTGCTCACCGGTGTGTCGTTCATGTTGCCGATGGTGGTGGCCGGCGGGTTGCTGATCGCCTTGTCGTTTGTGTTCGGCATTCATGCCTTTGAAGAAAAAGGCACCTTGGCGGCGGCACTCAAAACCGTCGGCGACCAGGCCTTTATGCTGATGGTGCCGCTGCTGGCGGGCTATATCGCCTACTCGATTGCCGACCGCCCCGGCCTCGCGCCGGGCATGATTGGCGGCCTGCTCGCGGGCACGCTGGGCGCGGGGTTTATCGGCGGGATTTTCGCCGGTTTCCTCGCGGGTTATTGCGTCAAGTTGATCACCCGCGCGGTGAAATTGCCGCAGAGCCTGGAGGCGCTCAAGCCGATCCTGATCATTCCATTGCTGGCGAGTTTGTTCACCGGCCTTGCGATGATTTATCTGGTCGGCCCGCCGGTCGCACGGCTGCTCACCAGCCTGACCGACTTTCTCAGCACCATGGGCACCACCAATGCGGTGCTGCTGGGCATCCTCCTGGGCGGCATGATGTGCGTCGATTTGGGTGGGCCGATCAACAAGGCGGCGTATGCGTTTTCCGTCGGCTTGCTGGCCGCTTCCAGCGGCGCGCCGATGGCCGCGACCATGGCCGCAGGCATGGTGCCGCCGATTGGCATGGGCATCGCCACGTTCCTGGCGCGGCGCAAGTTCGCCCAGACCGAACGCGAAGCCGGCAAGGCCGCGATGATTCTGGGGCTGTGCTTTATTTCCGAAGGCGCGATTCCGTTTGCGGCCAAAGACCCGCTGCGCGTGATCCCGGCCAGCATCGCTGGTGGCGCCTTGACCGGCGCGCTGTCGATGTACTTCGGCTGCAAACTGGCGGCGCCTCATGGTGGCCTGTTTGTGCTGGTCATTCCGAATGCGATGAACCATGCCCTGCTGTACTTGCTGGCGATTGTTACCGGCAGCCTGTTGACTGGGTTGGTGTATGCGCTGATCAAGCGCCCTGAGGCGGTGGAACTCACCGTAGCTGCAGGAAAGGCCTGA